A region of Leclercia adecarboxylata DNA encodes the following proteins:
- the gluQRS gene encoding tRNA glutamyl-Q(34) synthetase GluQRS, with the protein MMPADYIGRFAPSPSGELHFGSLIAALGSYLQARSRQGIWRVRIEDIDPPREVPGAAETILRQLEHYDLHWDGDVLWQSQRHDAYRERLAWLHAQGLSYYCTCTRARIQSVGGVYDGHCRALHHGPENAAVRVVQEHPVTRFTDRLQGELHADARLAGEDFIIHRRDGLFAYNLAVVVDDHFQGVTEIVRGADLIEPTVRQISLYQLFGWPVPDYIHLPLVVNEKGMKLSKQNHAPALPTGDPRPVLINALQFLNQDVTNEWQDLRTDELLEKAVSRWSLNSVPKIQHSQMRLAEL; encoded by the coding sequence ATTATGCCTGCTGACTATATTGGGCGCTTCGCGCCATCCCCTTCTGGCGAACTGCATTTTGGCTCGCTCATTGCCGCGCTTGGCAGCTATCTGCAAGCCCGTTCCCGACAGGGTATCTGGCGTGTGCGAATTGAAGATATCGACCCTCCTCGTGAAGTTCCCGGTGCAGCAGAGACCATTCTGCGTCAGCTGGAACATTACGACCTGCACTGGGACGGCGACGTGCTGTGGCAGTCCCAACGGCACGACGCCTATCGCGAACGCCTTGCCTGGCTGCACGCCCAGGGTCTCTCGTATTACTGCACCTGTACCCGCGCCCGCATTCAGAGCGTCGGGGGCGTCTATGACGGCCACTGCCGCGCGCTGCATCACGGCCCGGAAAACGCGGCGGTGAGAGTGGTGCAGGAGCATCCGGTGACCCGCTTTACCGATCGCTTACAGGGTGAACTCCACGCCGATGCGCGCCTGGCGGGAGAAGATTTTATTATCCACCGGCGGGACGGGCTGTTTGCCTATAACCTGGCGGTCGTGGTGGATGACCATTTCCAGGGGGTGACCGAAATTGTTCGCGGAGCGGATCTGATTGAACCTACCGTTCGGCAGATTTCGCTCTACCAGCTGTTTGGCTGGCCGGTTCCTGACTATATTCATCTGCCGCTGGTGGTGAATGAAAAAGGGATGAAACTCTCGAAACAGAATCATGCCCCCGCATTACCGACCGGCGATCCTCGCCCTGTTCTTATCAATGCTTTACAATTTCTAAACCAGGATGTAACAAATGAGTGGCAGGATCTGCGCACCGACGAATTGCTGGAAAAAGCGGTCTCCCGCTGGTCGCTAAATAGCGTGCCGAAAATCCAGCATTCTCAAATGCGTCTCGCTGAGCTATGA
- the thpR gene encoding RNA 2',3'-cyclic phosphodiesterase encodes MSESKRLFFAIEMPAPIQRQIVRWRADHFAPEAGRPVAAANLHLTLAFLGDVSPEKQRALAAMAGRIRQPGFTLTLDDAGQWLRSRVVWLGTRQPPRGLLQLANMLRAQAARSGCYQSPQPFHPHITLLRDASHAVAIPPPGFQWTFPVKEFVLYESRFAGGRTRYTPLQRWTLTE; translated from the coding sequence ATGTCCGAGTCAAAAAGGTTGTTCTTTGCCATTGAAATGCCCGCCCCGATCCAGCGGCAGATCGTCCGCTGGCGCGCCGACCATTTTGCGCCGGAAGCGGGCCGCCCGGTGGCTGCCGCCAACCTGCACCTGACGCTGGCGTTTTTAGGGGATGTCAGCCCTGAAAAGCAGCGGGCGCTGGCGGCGATGGCCGGACGCATCCGCCAGCCGGGATTTACCCTGACCCTGGACGATGCCGGACAGTGGCTGCGCTCCCGCGTGGTCTGGCTGGGAACGCGCCAGCCGCCGCGGGGGCTATTGCAGCTGGCCAACATGCTGCGGGCCCAGGCGGCGCGCAGCGGTTGCTATCAGAGCCCGCAGCCCTTTCATCCGCATATCACGTTACTGCGCGACGCCAGCCATGCCGTCGCCATTCCGCCGCCGGGTTTTCAGTGGACGTTTCCGGTGAAGGAATTTGTCCTCTATGAGAGCCGTTTTGCCGGCGGGCGCACGCGCTATACGCCGCTTCAGCGCTGGACGCTGACCGAATAA
- the folK gene encoding 2-amino-4-hydroxy-6-hydroxymethyldihydropteridine diphosphokinase: MTLAYIAIGSNLASPLEQVNAAVQALGDIPQSRVVALSAFYRTPPLGPQDQPDYLNAAIALETNLSADALLDNTQRIELQQGRVRKEERWGPRTLDLDIMLFGDALINTERLIVPHYDMKNRGFMLWPLFEIAPDLLFPDGESLRALLAQLNAEKPARW; this comes from the coding sequence ATGACGCTTGCGTATATTGCCATCGGCAGCAATCTGGCCTCTCCGCTGGAGCAGGTTAATGCTGCCGTCCAGGCGCTGGGCGACATCCCGCAGTCCCGCGTTGTCGCCCTCTCCGCATTTTATCGCACCCCTCCGCTGGGCCCGCAGGATCAGCCCGACTACCTGAACGCCGCCATCGCGCTGGAAACGAACCTTAGCGCCGACGCGCTGCTGGACAACACCCAGCGCATCGAGCTGCAGCAGGGGCGCGTACGTAAGGAAGAGCGCTGGGGACCGCGTACTCTGGATCTCGACATCATGCTGTTTGGCGATGCGTTGATTAACACCGAACGCCTGATTGTGCCGCATTACGACATGAAAAATCGCGGCTTTATGCTCTGGCCGCTGTTTGAAATTGCCCCCGATCTGCTCTTCCCCGACGGTGAAAGCCTCCGCGCCCTGCTGGCGCAGCTGAACGCCGAAAAACCTGCCCGCTGGTAA
- a CDS encoding polysaccharide deacetylase family protein — protein sequence MSARILFLLLLLISGGASASLLSQQGAPARYMQTTEDAAIWAQVGNNVVTVGNVRAGQIVAVVPTSADYYEFRFGFGTGFIDKGHLGEVQGKQRVEDSLGDLNKPLSNQNLITWKDTPVYNAPSAGSAPFGTLADNLRYPILNKLKDRLNQTWYQIRIANRLAWVSSLDAQEDNGLPVLTYHHILRDEENTRFRHTSTTTSVRAFNNQMAWLRDQGYATLSLYQLEGYVRNKMNLPARAVVITFDDGLKSVSRYAWPILKQYGFHATAFIISSRIKAHPLKWDPKSLQFMSISELREIQDVFDVQSHTHFLHRVDANRHPILLSRSYHNILMDFKHSRRALAQFNPHVLYLSYPFGGYNDIAVKAANDAGFHLAVTTVKGKVKPGDNPFLLKRLYVLRTDSLETMSRLISNQPRG from the coding sequence ATGTCCGCGCGCATCCTTTTCCTGCTTCTGCTGCTGATCTCCGGCGGCGCATCTGCCAGTCTGTTAAGCCAGCAAGGGGCTCCGGCCCGCTATATGCAAACCACCGAAGATGCGGCTATCTGGGCGCAGGTGGGCAACAACGTTGTGACGGTGGGCAACGTGCGTGCCGGGCAGATCGTGGCGGTCGTTCCTACGTCGGCGGATTACTATGAGTTTCGCTTTGGCTTTGGCACCGGCTTTATCGACAAAGGGCATCTGGGCGAGGTGCAGGGGAAACAGCGGGTGGAGGATAGCCTTGGCGATCTGAACAAGCCGCTCAGCAACCAGAACTTGATCACCTGGAAGGATACTCCGGTCTACAACGCGCCCAGCGCAGGCAGCGCCCCGTTCGGCACCCTGGCGGACAATCTGCGTTATCCGATCCTCAACAAGCTCAAGGATCGCCTGAATCAGACCTGGTATCAGATCCGCATCGCCAACCGCCTGGCCTGGGTCAGCAGCCTGGATGCGCAGGAGGATAACGGCCTGCCGGTGCTGACCTATCACCATATTCTGCGTGACGAAGAGAACACCCGTTTCCGCCATACCTCAACCACCACCAGCGTCCGCGCCTTCAACAACCAGATGGCCTGGCTACGTGACCAGGGGTACGCCACGCTGAGCCTGTATCAGCTCGAAGGCTACGTACGCAATAAGATGAACCTGCCGGCCCGGGCGGTGGTGATCACCTTTGACGACGGCCTGAAATCGGTCAGCCGCTATGCCTGGCCGATCCTGAAGCAATACGGCTTTCACGCCACGGCGTTTATTATCTCCTCGCGGATCAAAGCCCATCCTTTGAAATGGGATCCGAAGTCGCTGCAGTTTATGAGCATTTCCGAGCTGCGGGAGATCCAGGATGTGTTTGACGTGCAGTCGCACACCCATTTCCTGCACCGGGTGGATGCGAATCGCCATCCGATCCTGCTGAGCCGCAGCTATCACAATATCCTGATGGATTTCAAACACTCCCGTCGGGCGCTGGCGCAGTTTAACCCGCACGTGCTCTACCTCTCGTACCCGTTTGGCGGCTACAACGATATCGCGGTAAAAGCTGCGAATGATGCCGGTTTCCATCTGGCGGTGACGACGGTAAAAGGGAAGGTGAAACCGGGAGATAATCCGTTCTTACTGAAGCGCTTGTACGTTCTCAGAACGGATTCTTTAGAGACCATGTCGCGGCTGATCAGCAATCAGCCGCGGGGGTAG
- a CDS encoding PTS sugar transporter subunit IIA, whose translation MLGWVITCHDEHAQQMADQLAVRFGPLAQCQVVNFWRGLSCNMLSRMLCDAQHQVDSGDGVIFLTDISGAAPYRAAALLSHKHENCEVISGISLPLLEMMYPLREMTDSSGFRDTIVARGAPDVSSLWHQQQKNPPFVLLQGLEKY comes from the coding sequence ATGCTGGGTTGGGTAATAACGTGTCATGATGAACATGCGCAGCAGATGGCGGATCAACTCGCCGTCCGCTTTGGGCCGCTGGCGCAGTGCCAGGTGGTGAATTTCTGGCGCGGCCTCAGCTGCAATATGCTCAGCCGCATGCTGTGCGATGCCCAGCATCAGGTCGACAGCGGTGACGGGGTGATCTTTCTGACCGATATCTCCGGCGCGGCGCCGTATCGCGCGGCAGCGTTACTGAGCCACAAACATGAAAACTGCGAAGTGATCTCCGGCATCAGCTTGCCGCTGCTGGAGATGATGTATCCCCTGCGAGAAATGACCGACAGCAGCGGCTTTCGCGACACCATCGTGGCCCGCGGCGCGCCGGACGTCAGCAGCCTGTGGCATCAGCAGCAGAAAAACCCGCCCTTTGTCCTGCTCCAGGGTCTGGAGAAATATTAA
- a CDS encoding ABC transporter ATP-binding protein, with the protein MAIALELEQLKKTYPGGVQALRGIDLKVEAGDFYALLGPNGAGKSTTIGIISSLVNKTSGRVSVFGYDLEKDVVNAKRQLGLVPQEFNFNPFETVQQIVVNQAGYYGVERKEAVERSEKYLKQLDLWEKRNERARMLSGGMKRRLMIARALMHEPKLLILDEPTAGVDIELRRSMWGFLKDLNDKGTTIILTTHYLEEAEMLCRNIGIIQHGELVENTSMKALLSKLKSETFILDLAAKSPLPKLEGYQYRLVDTSTLEVEVLREQGINSVFSQLSQQGIQVLSMRNKANRLEELFVSLVHEKQGDRA; encoded by the coding sequence ATGGCGATTGCACTTGAGCTTGAGCAACTTAAAAAAACCTATCCGGGGGGCGTCCAGGCGCTGCGCGGCATAGATCTCAAAGTAGAAGCCGGTGATTTTTATGCGCTTCTGGGGCCTAACGGGGCAGGTAAATCCACCACTATCGGAATTATCAGCTCGCTGGTGAATAAAACCTCCGGCCGGGTAAGCGTGTTTGGCTACGACCTGGAGAAAGACGTGGTCAACGCCAAACGCCAGCTGGGGCTGGTGCCGCAGGAATTTAACTTCAATCCGTTTGAGACCGTTCAGCAGATTGTGGTCAACCAGGCAGGCTACTACGGCGTGGAGCGCAAAGAGGCGGTTGAGCGCAGCGAAAAATACCTTAAACAGCTCGATCTGTGGGAAAAGCGCAACGAACGTGCGCGGATGTTATCCGGCGGCATGAAGCGTCGTCTGATGATTGCCCGCGCCCTGATGCATGAGCCAAAACTGCTGATTCTGGATGAGCCCACCGCCGGGGTCGATATCGAGCTTCGCCGCTCAATGTGGGGCTTTTTGAAGGATTTAAACGACAAAGGCACCACAATCATCCTCACCACTCACTATCTGGAAGAGGCGGAGATGCTCTGTCGTAACATCGGCATCATTCAGCACGGCGAGCTGGTGGAAAACACCTCGATGAAAGCGCTGCTCTCCAAGCTGAAATCAGAAACCTTTATTCTCGATCTGGCGGCGAAAAGCCCGCTGCCGAAGCTGGAAGGCTATCAGTATCGCCTGGTGGATACCTCAACGCTGGAAGTGGAAGTGCTGCGCGAGCAGGGGATCAACAGCGTCTTCAGCCAGCTGAGCCAGCAGGGGATTCAGGTATTAAGTATGCGTAACAAAGCAAACCGACTGGAAGAGCTGTTCGTCTCGCTGGTCCATGAGAAACAAGGAGATCGCGCATGA
- the sfsA gene encoding DNA/RNA nuclease SfsA: MQFTPALQPATLVQRYKRFLADVVTPEGVALTLHCPNTGAMTGCATPGDTVWYSTSTNIKRKYPYTWEITQTADGEYICVNTLRANQLVKEAISLDLIPELCGYKTLKSEVKYGSESSRIDFMLQADDRPECYIEVKSVTLAEKDNGYFPDAVTLRGQKHLRELISVAAAGKRAVLLFAVLHSAIARFSPARHIDPKYAQLLNEAQKQGVEVLAYKAELSADNMTLRSALPVSL; this comes from the coding sequence ATGCAGTTTACCCCTGCCCTACAACCCGCCACGCTGGTGCAACGCTATAAACGTTTTCTGGCCGATGTGGTGACACCTGAGGGCGTTGCCCTGACGCTGCACTGTCCCAATACCGGGGCGATGACCGGCTGCGCCACGCCGGGCGACACGGTGTGGTACTCCACCTCCACCAATATCAAGCGCAAATACCCGTACACCTGGGAAATAACCCAGACCGCCGACGGAGAATATATTTGCGTAAATACGCTGCGGGCAAACCAGTTGGTCAAAGAAGCGATTAGTCTGGATTTAATTCCTGAGCTGTGCGGCTATAAGACCCTAAAAAGCGAAGTGAAATATGGCAGCGAAAGCAGCAGAATTGACTTTATGTTGCAGGCAGACGATCGCCCCGAGTGCTATATTGAAGTGAAATCAGTGACGTTAGCTGAAAAGGACAATGGCTATTTTCCGGATGCGGTGACGCTGCGAGGGCAGAAGCACCTCCGGGAGCTCATAAGTGTAGCGGCGGCGGGCAAACGCGCCGTGCTGTTGTTTGCGGTTTTACATAGCGCAATTGCACGCTTTTCACCTGCCCGCCATATTGACCCTAAGTACGCGCAACTGTTGAATGAGGCACAAAAGCAGGGGGTGGAGGTTTTGGCTTATAAAGCGGAACTTTCTGCCGATAATATGACTCTGAGATCCGCTCTTCCCGTCTCGTTATAA
- a CDS encoding ABC transporter permease, with the protein MMQLYWVALKSIWAKEINRFMRIWIQTLVPPVITMTLYFIIFGNLIGSRIGEMHGFTYMQFIVPGLIMMAVITNAYANVASSFFSAKFQRNIEELLVAPVPTHVIIAGYVGGGVARGLCVGVLVTAISLFFVPFQVHSWLFVGLTLLLTAVLFSLAGLLNAVFAKTFDDISLIPTFVLTPLTYLGGVFYSLTLLPPFWQGLSHLNPIVYMISGFRFGFLGISDVPLATTVGVLVIFIVAFYLLCWNLIQRGRGLRS; encoded by the coding sequence ATGATGCAGCTTTACTGGGTGGCGCTGAAAAGTATCTGGGCCAAAGAGATCAACCGCTTTATGCGCATCTGGATCCAGACCCTGGTGCCGCCGGTGATCACCATGACCCTCTACTTTATTATCTTCGGCAACCTGATCGGCTCGCGGATCGGTGAGATGCACGGCTTCACCTACATGCAGTTTATCGTGCCGGGCCTGATCATGATGGCGGTGATCACCAACGCCTACGCCAACGTGGCGTCGTCGTTCTTCAGCGCCAAGTTCCAGCGCAACATTGAGGAGCTGCTGGTGGCCCCGGTGCCTACGCACGTTATCATCGCCGGTTACGTCGGCGGCGGGGTGGCGCGCGGGCTTTGCGTCGGCGTGCTGGTCACGGCCATTTCGCTGTTCTTCGTGCCGTTCCAGGTTCACTCCTGGCTGTTTGTCGGCCTGACGCTGCTGCTGACGGCGGTACTGTTCTCGCTGGCGGGCCTGCTGAACGCGGTGTTCGCCAAAACCTTTGACGACATCAGCCTGATCCCGACCTTCGTCCTGACGCCGCTGACCTATCTCGGCGGGGTGTTCTACTCCCTGACGCTGCTGCCGCCGTTCTGGCAGGGGTTGTCACACCTGAACCCGATCGTCTATATGATCAGCGGCTTCCGCTTTGGCTTCCTCGGGATTTCCGACGTGCCGCTGGCGACCACCGTTGGCGTGCTGGTGATCTTTATCGTTGCCTTCTACCTGCTGTGCTGGAACCTGATCCAGCGCGGACGCGGACTGCGCAGCTAA
- the dksA gene encoding RNA polymerase-binding protein DksA, with protein MQEGQNRKTSSLSILAIAGVEPYQEKPGEEYMNEAQLSHFKRILEAWRNQLRDEVDRTVTHMQDEAANFPDPVDRAAQEEEFSLELRNRDRERKLIKKIEKTLKKVEDEDFGFCESCGVEIGIRRLEARPTADLCIDCKTLAEIREKQMAG; from the coding sequence ATGCAAGAAGGGCAAAACCGTAAAACATCGTCCCTGAGTATTCTCGCCATCGCTGGGGTGGAGCCGTATCAAGAGAAGCCGGGCGAAGAGTATATGAACGAAGCCCAGCTGTCGCACTTCAAGCGAATTCTTGAAGCATGGCGTAATCAACTCAGGGATGAAGTCGATCGCACCGTTACACATATGCAGGACGAAGCGGCTAACTTCCCGGATCCGGTAGACCGTGCCGCCCAGGAAGAAGAGTTCAGCCTCGAACTGCGTAACCGTGACCGCGAACGCAAACTGATTAAGAAGATTGAGAAGACGCTGAAAAAAGTCGAAGACGAAGATTTCGGCTTCTGCGAGTCCTGCGGTGTCGAAATCGGCATTCGTCGTCTGGAAGCCCGTCCAACAGCCGACCTGTGCATCGACTGCAAAACGCTGGCAGAAATCCGCGAAAAACAGATGGCCGGTTAA
- the panB gene encoding 3-methyl-2-oxobutanoate hydroxymethyltransferase: protein MKPTTIATLQKCKQDKQRFATITAYDYSFAKLFAEEGINVMLVGDSLGMTVQGHDSTLPVTVDDIAYHTRAVRRGAPACLLLADLPFMAYATPEQAFESAATVMRAGANMVKVEGGAWLVDTVRMLTERAVPVCGHLGLTPQSVNIFGGYKVQGRGDAAQTLFDDALALEAAGAQLLVLECVPVALAKRITEALSIPVIGIGAGNVTDGQILVMHDAFGITGGHIPKFAKNFLIDAGDMRGAVRQYIADVESGVYPGEEHSFQ from the coding sequence ATGAAACCAACCACCATCGCCACCTTGCAGAAATGCAAGCAGGACAAGCAGCGCTTCGCCACCATTACGGCCTATGACTACAGCTTCGCAAAACTCTTTGCCGAAGAGGGTATCAACGTCATGCTGGTCGGCGACTCGTTAGGGATGACGGTCCAGGGACATGACTCCACCCTGCCAGTGACGGTAGACGATATTGCTTATCACACCCGGGCGGTGCGCCGCGGGGCACCGGCCTGCCTGCTGCTCGCCGATCTGCCGTTTATGGCCTACGCCACGCCGGAGCAGGCGTTTGAAAGTGCCGCCACCGTAATGCGCGCCGGGGCCAACATGGTCAAAGTGGAAGGCGGCGCCTGGCTGGTTGACACCGTCCGCATGCTGACCGAGCGCGCGGTGCCGGTTTGCGGTCATCTGGGATTAACCCCGCAGTCGGTCAATATCTTTGGCGGCTACAAGGTGCAGGGGCGCGGTGACGCTGCCCAGACGCTGTTTGATGATGCGCTGGCCTTAGAAGCCGCAGGCGCACAGCTGCTGGTGCTGGAGTGCGTGCCGGTGGCGCTGGCGAAACGCATCACCGAGGCGCTCTCTATTCCGGTGATCGGCATTGGTGCCGGTAACGTCACCGACGGCCAGATCCTGGTGATGCACGATGCGTTTGGTATTACCGGCGGGCACATCCCGAAATTTGCGAAGAATTTCCTTATCGACGCAGGCGACATGCGCGGCGCAGTCAGGCAGTATATTGCCGACGTTGAATCGGGTGTTTACCCGGGTGAAGAACACAGTTTCCAGTAA
- the panD gene encoding aspartate 1-decarboxylase, translating into MIRKMLQGKLHRVKVTQADLHYEGSCAIDQDFLDAAGILENEAIDIWNVSNGNRFSTYAIAAERGSKIISVNGAAAHCANVGDIVIIASFVMMSDEEARRWQPKVAYFEGDNEMKRTAKAIPVQVA; encoded by the coding sequence ATGATTCGCAAAATGCTGCAAGGTAAGCTTCACCGTGTGAAGGTCACTCAGGCCGATCTGCACTATGAAGGCTCCTGCGCGATCGATCAGGATTTTCTCGACGCGGCGGGTATTCTTGAAAACGAAGCCATTGATATCTGGAATGTGAGCAACGGCAATCGTTTCTCAACCTATGCTATCGCGGCAGAACGGGGCTCTAAAATCATCTCCGTGAACGGTGCGGCAGCGCACTGTGCCAACGTGGGTGACATCGTCATCATCGCAAGCTTTGTCATGATGTCCGACGAAGAGGCCCGCCGCTGGCAGCCGAAAGTCGCCTACTTCGAAGGCGACAACGAGATGAAACGCACCGCGAAAGCGATCCCTGTCCAGGTTGCCTGA
- the panC gene encoding pantoate--beta-alanine ligase, with protein sequence MLIIETLPLLRQHIRRLRQEGKRIALVPTMGNLHDGHMKLVDEAKARADVVVVSIFVNPMQFDRADDLARYPRTLQEDCEKLKKHQVDFVFSPAPNDVYPKGTEETTFVDVPGISTMLEGASRPGHFRGVSTIVSKLFNLVQPDIACFGEKDFQQLALIRKMVADMGYDIDIVGVPIVRAKDGLALSSRNGYLTPDQRKIAPGLYKVMSAMVEKLQQKALSSEEIIAIAEQELNEKGFRADDIQIRDADTLLELSATSKRAVILVAAWLGQARLIDNTVVELAQ encoded by the coding sequence GTGCTAATCATTGAAACCCTGCCGCTGCTGCGCCAGCATATTCGCCGCCTGCGCCAGGAAGGTAAACGTATCGCGCTGGTGCCTACCATGGGCAACCTGCATGACGGTCATATGAAGCTGGTGGACGAAGCCAAAGCCCGCGCCGATGTGGTGGTGGTGAGTATTTTCGTCAACCCGATGCAGTTTGACCGCGCCGACGACCTGGCCCGCTACCCGCGCACGCTGCAGGAAGATTGCGAGAAGCTGAAAAAGCATCAGGTTGATTTCGTCTTCTCCCCGGCCCCGAATGATGTCTATCCGAAGGGCACCGAAGAGACCACCTTTGTGGATGTGCCGGGCATCTCCACCATGCTCGAAGGGGCCAGCCGACCGGGTCATTTCCGCGGCGTCTCTACCATCGTCAGCAAGCTGTTTAACCTGGTGCAGCCGGATATCGCCTGCTTCGGTGAGAAAGACTTCCAGCAGCTGGCGCTGATCCGCAAGATGGTGGCCGACATGGGCTACGACATTGACATCGTTGGCGTGCCCATCGTGCGCGCCAAAGACGGCCTGGCGCTGAGCTCGCGCAACGGCTATCTGACGCCAGACCAGCGCAAAATCGCGCCGGGCCTGTACAAAGTGATGAGTGCCATGGTCGAAAAGCTGCAGCAGAAAGCGCTCAGCAGCGAAGAGATTATCGCCATTGCCGAACAAGAGCTGAATGAAAAAGGTTTCCGGGCTGATGATATTCAGATCCGCGATGCCGATACGCTGCTGGAACTGTCTGCCACCAGCAAACGCGCGGTGATCCTGGTTGCTGCGTGGCTCGGTCAGGCGCGCCTGATCGACAATACTGTCGTTGAACTGGCTCAGTAA
- the pcnB gene encoding polynucleotide adenylyltransferase PcnB, with translation MFTRVANFCRKVLSRDESMADDVIVQNTMSVIPREQHAISRKDISENALKVLYRLNKAGYEAYLVGGGVRDLLLGKKPKDFDVTTSATPEQVRKLFRNCRLVGRRFRLAHVMFGPEIIEVATFRGHHEGTPSDRTTSQQGQNGMLLRDNIFGSIEEDAQRRDFTINSLYYSVADFTVRDFVGGVPDLKAGVIRLIGNPETRYREDPVRMLRAVRFAAKLDMRISPETAEPIPRLATLINDVPPARLFEEALKLLQAGHGFATYQLLREYSLFQPLFPTITRNFTEQGDSAMERIIDQVLKNTDNRIQNDMRVNPAFLFAAMFWYPLLETAQKIAQESGLAYYDAFALAANDVLDEACRSLAIPKRITTLVRDIWQLQLRMSRRQGKRAWKLMEHPKFRAAYDLMALRAEAENNRELQLLVQWWGEFQVSAPPAQKDMLTDLDEEPAPRRRHRRPRKRAPRREGAA, from the coding sequence ATTTTTACCCGAGTCGCTAATTTTTGCCGTAAGGTGCTGAGCCGCGATGAGAGCATGGCGGACGACGTCATTGTTCAAAATACGATGTCGGTTATTCCGCGCGAGCAGCATGCTATTTCCCGCAAAGATATCAGTGAAAACGCCCTGAAGGTCCTTTATCGTCTGAATAAAGCTGGCTATGAGGCGTATCTCGTTGGTGGCGGGGTGCGTGACTTACTGTTAGGCAAAAAGCCAAAAGATTTTGACGTGACCACCAGCGCCACGCCTGAGCAGGTGCGCAAATTATTCCGCAACTGCCGTCTGGTTGGCCGCCGCTTCCGTCTTGCCCACGTCATGTTTGGGCCGGAGATCATCGAAGTGGCCACCTTCCGTGGTCATCACGAAGGCACCCCATCAGACCGTACGACCTCTCAACAGGGTCAGAACGGCATGCTGCTGCGTGACAACATCTTTGGTTCTATCGAAGAAGATGCCCAGCGTCGCGATTTCACCATCAACAGCCTTTATTACAGCGTGGCTGACTTTACCGTCCGCGATTTCGTCGGTGGCGTACCGGATCTGAAAGCCGGCGTGATCCGCCTGATCGGCAACCCGGAGACGCGCTACCGTGAAGATCCGGTGCGTATGCTGCGTGCCGTGCGGTTCGCCGCCAAGCTGGATATGCGCATCAGCCCTGAGACCGCCGAGCCGATCCCGCGTCTGGCGACGCTGATCAACGATGTGCCTCCGGCGCGTCTGTTTGAAGAGGCGCTGAAGCTGCTGCAGGCGGGCCACGGCTTTGCCACCTACCAGCTGCTACGCGAATACAGCCTGTTCCAGCCCCTGTTCCCAACCATTACGCGCAACTTCACCGAACAAGGTGACAGCGCGATGGAACGTATCATTGACCAGGTGCTGAAGAATACCGATAACCGCATTCAGAACGATATGCGCGTTAATCCGGCGTTCCTCTTTGCGGCGATGTTCTGGTATCCGCTGCTGGAAACGGCGCAGAAGATTGCCCAGGAAAGCGGCCTTGCCTACTACGATGCCTTCGCGCTGGCCGCCAACGACGTGCTCGATGAAGCCTGCCGTTCGCTGGCGATCCCGAAACGCATTACCACGCTGGTACGTGATATCTGGCAGCTTCAGCTGCGGATGTCCCGTCGTCAGGGTAAACGCGCCTGGAAGTTAATGGAGCATCCAAAATTCCGCGCCGCTTACGATCTGATGGCCCTGCGTGCCGAAGCCGAAAACAACCGCGAGCTGCAGCTTCTGGTGCAGTGGTGGGGTGAATTCCAGGTTTCCGCCCCGCCGGCGCAGAAAGACATGCTCACCGACCTCGATGAAGAGCCAGCCCCGCGTCGTCGTCACCGTCGTCCACGCAAGCGCGCCCCACGTCGCGAAGGCGCGGCATGA